A genomic stretch from Pochonia chlamydosporia 170 chromosome 4, whole genome shotgun sequence includes:
- a CDS encoding RNA polymerase I, subunit RPA34.5 (similar to Metarhizium robertsii ARSEF 23 XP_007820888.1) gives MAPKEPFKVHSLSKHIEDTKKGLSAEAQYNRRPMGKPAISIKREAGAIAKSIFGNNSDDEDSESSSGSSDEDGSDFLRKLAPQNAKATATAAQKKPTKQDEIADSDEERRSAAKNGASSKQKGSIKTRESSPDDSSSESESDSDVETGSAKGEQEVKTNGVPRKAVTASSSSASSSGSESEENENDDSSSDDSDNEGPTKAKITKTNPSSSSGESSDNDSDSESEDEGEPEVVTKPKSAIKPTNGTSTTATSETSSSGEDSDSDEAADVEPNAIVKSKKSAPSESSDESSEESSGDEEDADASMHIVDRQQGRQSAVPDFIAPDFVLRKGNEGSNGQDVASICSQANLQGKQVWYFTVPANVPISVIQNMEIPMNQSQRGDGIFSHDGEDYGISMDSMTPKSSIQILIPSPDGARYHSASRSINQVMQVKKITQLGESSPNTSSAGPAPKRAPKPQPEGLKARYQPFGISSPMGQIGVDLSFQVENDTEMADAATLATPSSSAQGKVEKKDKKKKQKDGEGKETETPRKGKRKHASSEDDAAAAAEQLKEENLSAETKSKKQKTHREASPDLGSDAQSSTAASKKRATLVVPTIPSSTPSSKSKSSKAKTETPVSKPRETTVPLPNVPGSSQPKVSPVPVPQPGVQSTPLSGKGEKKSKKKKAKANEATVDTQQSPPPSAQPSGRTNKTKVTPVPMPKLNTSG, from the exons ATGGCTCCCAAGGAGCCGTTCAAAGTGCACTCTTTGAGCAAGCACATTGAAGACACGAAGAAGGGTCTCAGTGCAGAGGCGCAGTACAACAGGCGGCCCATGGGTAAACCGGCCATCTCAATCAAGAGAGAAGCCGGCGCCATAGCCAAGAGCATTTTCGGTAAcaacagcgacgacgaagataGCGAAAGCAGCAGCGGAAGTAGTGACGAGGACGGCTCCGACTTTTTGCGCAAACTTGCTCCTCAAAATGCAAAGGCAACAGCAACTGCCGCGCAAAAGAAACCAACCAAGCAGGACGAGATAGCGGACAGCGACGAAGAGCGCCGATCAGCCGCCAAAAATGGCGCGTCCTCCAAACAGAAGGGGTCTATTAAAACTCGAGAGTCTTCACCTGATGACTCCAGCAGCGAGTCTGAGTCCGATTCGGACGTGGAGACCGGGTCAGCCAAAGGTGAACAAGAAGTGAAAACAAACGGGGTGCCCCGGAAAGCTGTCACAGCTTCATCGAGTTCAGCCTCCAGCTCTGGCTCTGAGTCGGAAGAGAATGAAAATGACGACAGCAGCAGCGATGACAGCGATAATGAAGGTCCCACAAAGGCAAAAATAACAAAAACCAATCCATCAAGCTCTTCGGGGGAATCGAGCGATAACGACAGCGACTCTGAAAGCGAAGACGAAGGCGAACCAGAGGTTGTAACGAAGCCTAAATCGGCGATAAAGCCTACCAATGGCACTTCCACAACCGCGACTTCTGAAACTAGCTCCAGCGGCGAGGATAGTGACAGCGATGAGGCGGCCGATGTCGAACCAAATGCTATCGtaaagagcaagaagagtGCCCCTAGTGAATCATCGGATGAGTCTTCTGAGGAGTCTTCTGgggacgaagaagatgcgGATGCGTCAATGCATATTGTCGATCGCCAACAAGGTCGCCAGTCTGCAGTCCCAGACTTCATTGCCCCAGATTTCGTGCTTCGCAAGGGTAATGAAGGATCTAATGGCCAGGATGTTGCCAGTATTTGCAGCCAGGCCAATTTGCAAGGgaaacaagtctggtacttcaCCGTGCCAGCTAACGTCCCGATCTCTGTTATCCAGAATATGGAGATTCCCATGAACCAGTCTCAGCGGGGCGATGGTATTTTTTCccatgatggagaagattaCGGAATATCTATGGATAGCATGACACCCAAGAGCTCGATACAGATCCTAATCCCCTCTCCGGACGGAGCTCGATATCATTCAG CCTCTCGATCCATCAACCAAGTAATGCAGGTCAAAAAGATTACCCAGCTTGGCGAATCGTCACCCAATACTTCTTCAGCCGGCCCTGCTCCTAAGCGAGCACCTAAACCACAACCCGAGGGGCTCAAAGCAAGGTATCAGCCATTCGGTATAAGCAGCCCCATGGGCCAAATAGGCGTAGACCTCTCGTTCCAGGTTGAAAACGACACTGAGATGGCTGATGCCGCCACACTTGCTACCCCATCTAGCAGCGCTCAAGGGAaggttgagaagaaggacaagaagaaaaagcagaAAGACGGTGAAGGAAAGGAGACCGAGACTCCTCGTAAGGGCAAGAGAAAGCATGCCTCctctgaagatgatgctgccgctgctgcagAGCAACTTAAGGAGGAGAATCTGTCAGCGGAGACCAAatccaagaagcaaaagacTCACCGCGAGGCAAGCCCTGATCTCGGATCCGACGCCCAATCCTCAACTGCTGCCTCCAAGAAACGAGCAACACTTGTCGTTCCCACTATAccttcatcaacgccttcttccaaatccaaatccagcaaagccaagactgAAACTCCAGTATCAAAGCCTCGCGAAACAACAGTGCCTCTGCCTAACGTCCCTGGATCATCTCAGCCCAAGGTCTCTCCTGTCCCTGTCCCTCAGCCAGGTGTTCAATCGACACCTCTTTCGGGCAAGGGCGAGaagaaatccaagaagaagaaggctaaGGCTAACGAAGCTACGGTTGATACGCAGCAGAGCCCTCCTCCAAGCGCACAACCCTCGGGCAGGAcgaacaagaccaaggttaCTCCTGTGCCTATGCCCAAGCTGAACACGTCAGGCTAG
- a CDS encoding MFS transporter (similar to Neosartorya fischeri NRRL 181 XP_001266362.1), with product MSHTTPDPEKPKSSTETQHHASSTENLQIETIDARAERKLLLKLDAFFVPIIMVVYLTCFLDRTNIGNVKVAGMPEDIGASPQQFSTAVSIFYATYVAFEPPWTVMMKWMTPRILLTSLCVVWSLATIFSGFITNVAGLYAVRLILGACEAGLFPALNLYLTMVYKRDEQAARVSYLFVCTAIAGAFGGLLAYSILKMDGVAGYAGWRWVYIIEGIFSVIVAPIIWFGLPNDPSNAYFLNDEEKRMMRVRAVQRAQYMGSEEFSWEEIRIGLQDPKLYLSAAIQFCQDILLYGFSTFLPSIIVSMGYTVIQAQYLSIPVYIFGGICFLAVAFVSDRYCVRGPFVLLANVPGIIGYILILCPTSNPVKFLGTFLCAVAVYNGPGLNLTWLNVNVAPHYRRATAIGMQLSIGNSAGIVAGQIYRSAPYVLGNSFSVGALGVSQLVIVLKWFYLRQCNEEKRKIENGEKDDTRKVKTGDRELDFKYHL from the coding sequence ATGTCTCACACCACCCCCGACCCCGAAAAGCCAAAATCCTCCACAGAAACCCAGCACCATGCATCATCCACGGAAAACCTGCAAATCGAAACCATCGACGCCCGCGCCGAGCgcaagctcctcctcaaactagacgccttcttcgtccccatcatcatggtcGTCTACCTCACCTGCTTCCTGGACCGCACCAACATCGGCAACGTCAAGGTCGCAGGCATGCCCGAAGACATCGGCGCGTCACCGCAGCAGTTCTCCACAGCCGTGTCCATCTTCTACGCGACGTACGTGGCCTTCGAGCCGCCCTGGACCGTCATGATGAAGTGGATGACGCCGCGGATCCTGCTGACCTCTCTGTGCGTGGTGTGGTCCCTCGCCACCATCTTCTCCGGCTTCATCACCAATGTGGCGGGTCTGTATGCCGTGCGCTTGATCCTGGGTGCCTGTGAGGCGGGCCTGTTCCCTGCGCTGAACTTGTATCTTACCATGGTGTATAAGCGGGATGAGCAGGCCGCGCGGGTGTCCTACCTGTTTGTGTGTACGGCTATTGCGGGCGCATTCGGCGGCTTGTTGGCGTATAGTATTCTCAAGATGGACGGGGTGGCTGGCTACGCTGGCTGGCGGTGGGTGTACATCATCGAGGGGATATTTTCGGTCATCGTCGCGCCCATAATTTGGTTTGGCCTGCCGAATGATCCGTCGAATGCGTATTTCCTCAACGACGAGGAGAAgcggatgatgagggtgCGCGCTGTACAGAGGGCACAGTACATGGGCAGCGAGGAGTTCAGCTGGGAGGAGATCCGGATAGGCCTGCAGGATCCGAAGCTGTATCTCAGCGCGGCGATCCAGTTCTGCCAGGACATTCTGCTGTACGGGTTCAGCACGTTTCTGCCGTCCATCATCGTTAGTATGGGGTACACGGTCATTCAGGCGCAGTACCTCAGTATACCGGTGTACATCTTCGGCGGGATATGTTTCCTGGCCGTGGCCTTTGTTTCAGACAGGTACTGCGTGCGCGGTCCGTTTGTTCTGCTAGCAAATGTCCCTGGCATAATAGGGTATATCCTCATTCTGTGTCCGACAAGCAACCCCGTCAAGTTCCTCGGCACGTTTCTCTGCGCCGTGGCCGTGTATAATGGCCCCGGTCTGAATCTGACGTGGCTGAATGTTAATGTCGCGCCGCATTATCGTCGCGCCACCGCTATTGGCATGCAGTTGAGCATAGGCAACTCGGCGGGCATTGTGGCCGGACAGATTTACCGCTCGGCGCCGTATGTCCTGGGGAATAGCTTCTCTGTTGGTGCGCTCGGCGTCTCGCAGCTGGTTATTGTGCTCAAGTGGTTCTACTTGAGGCAGTGTaatgaggagaagaggaagattGAGAATGGCGAGAAGGACGATACCAGAAAGGTCAAGACTGGTGATCGGGAGCTGGACTTTAAGTATCACCTGTAG
- a CDS encoding Clp1 protein — protein MSHSKRRKLDGEGPPQSPVSAVSAIAARRRQTASTAQSTSTKGEQAEETFTPSKNSFSALQALKPNRDDTKSPKKVSSHNSQRRNDGHPSTAVEGPKPTSQPQDAKGLDATSPLVSGSTQIISYSSFRLSKSNCRVKSGGIVELRLDESERFVVLGSFGIRVVDGEITLAGATLRAAETVSWVHAPHCLALPVIRTTQETRLELSNDPNLVGLRKLGRLSPLFRRIWNEEGETADGSASREQSFQIIGSSLDAPKRCVIQELVSPPDWNKKLASLLPLSSDERHRTTVVCGPKSSGKSTFSRLLTNRLLTSSSNGQDPVRRVAVLDLDPGQPEYAPTGTLSLVCVSKPNFGAPFTHAAFEDPSNTIMRCHSLASVTPASAPNLFISCAVDLYETYQRSLRSCPLIVNTPGWILGTGLDLLVDLITRIRPAEVIYMSEDGPVDVVDVLKTTSKQSLSLLPSQPSEFASRTAAHFRSMQLMSYFHSHVGLSQKPSDSQRLCWSAHPLSSSRPYEVAYQGNNMGILGILSYDYQSSPDLLAASINGSIVAVVEIEESKAFQPLRRGDESASPNSGSVEISSTLEGLPIISNPNDEALDPRYCKTIGLALIRGIDSKHKSLQVITPTPLAILEQIRLEGRDLVLLHGKFDTPHWAYTEDLYAKSTQDEAPDKDLQITEEDTSEDETEEDTVHVERAEHDLASMVVPWIEILKGNQKRPVGSRVWRVRRDLGRHGTD, from the exons ATGTCACACAGCAAGCGCCGCAAGTTAGATGGCGAGGGTCCTCCCCAGT CTCCTGTCAGTGCGGTAAGTGCAATTGCTgcgcggcggcggcagacGGCATCGACGGCACAGAGCACAAGCACCAAAGGTGAACAAGCAGAGGAGACCTTTACACCAAGCAAGAATTCGTTCAGTGCACTTCAGGCTCTGAAGCCTAACAGAGACGACACAAAGTCTCCCAAGAAAGTATCTTCTCATAACAGCCAACGTCGAAATGACGGCCATCCATCTACCGCCGTGGAGGGTCCAAAGCCAACCAG CCAACCACAAGATGCTAAAGGGCTGGATGCAACATCGCCTCTAGTGTCAGGCTCAACTCAAATCATAAGCTACTCATCCTTTCGTTTATCCAAGAGCAATTGCCGAGTAAAGAGTGGTGGAATCGTGGAGTTGAGATTGGACGAGAGCGAG AGATTTGTAGTATTGGGTAGTTTTGGAATCAGAGTAGTGGATGGTGAAATTACTTTGGCCGGAGCCACTCTGCGTGCTGCCGAGACCGTATCCTGGGTTCATGCTCCTCACTGCTTAGCTCTTCCTGTGATTAGAACGACACAGGAAACACGGCTAGAATTATCCAACGATCCTAACTTGGTTGGACTGAGGAAATTGGGTCGTCTTTCGCCCCTCTTTAGGAGAATATGGAATGAGGAAGGTGAGACTGCTGACGGAAGTGCGAGTAGAGAGCAGTCCTTCCAAATA ATTGGGTCCTCTTTAGATGCCCCTAAGAGATGCGTCATCCAGGAACTAGTCTCCCCGCCAGACTGGAATAAGAAGCTTGCGTCGTTGTTACCACTCTCCTCGGACGAACGTCACCGGACAACCGTCGTCTGTGGACCGAAATCATCAGGCAAGTCGACTTTCTCAAGGCTACTGACCAACCGCCTTCTTACGTCTTCTTCGAATGGCCAAGATCCAGTGAGGCGGGTTGCAGTGCTCGATCTTGATCCTGGGCAACCTGAATATGCTCCGACTGGAACATTATCACTTGTCTGCGTCTCAAAACCCAACTTTGGAGCGCCGTTTACACATGCTGCATTTGAAGACCCTTCAAACACCATTATGAGGTGTCACTCTCTGGCTTCGGTTACTCCGGCCTCTGCACCAAACCTCTTTATTTCATGCGCTGTCGACCTATACGAGACGTACCAAAGGTCACTCCGGTCGTGTCCATTGATAGTCAATACTCCTGGTTGGATTCTGGGTACAGGTTTGGATCTCTTAGTGGACCTGATAACTAGAATTCGCCCTGCGGAAGTCATCTACATGTCAGAAGATGGTccagttgatgttgtggatgtgCTGAAGACCACGTCTAAGCAGTCGCTCAGCCTCCTTCCCTCACAGCCGTCGGAATTCGCATCTCGAACTGCCGCACATTTCAGATCAATGCAATTGATGTCTTATTTTCATTCCCACGTTGGATTATCGCAGAAGCCTTCAGATTCTCAACGGCTTTGTTGGTCCGCTCATCCACTTTCGTCGTCACGGCCATACGAGGTGGCATATCAAGGGAATAACATGGGTATATTAGGCATTCTCTCTTATGACTACCAGTCCTCTCCCGATCTTCTTGCGGCTTCGATAAACGGATCGATAGTAGCTGTAGTGGAAATTGAAGAGTCAAAAGCTTTCCAACCGCTTAGGCGAGGAGATGAATCTGCTAGCCCGAATTCTGGTAGTGTGGAAATCAGTTCGACCTTGGAAGGCCTACCGATTATTTCCAACCCCAATGACGAGGCCCTTGACCCTCGCTACTGCAAAACGATAGGGCTTGCGCTTATCCGAGGAATAGACTCGAAACACAAGTCTCTGCAGGTCATCACACCAACACCCTTGGCAATCCTTGAACAAATCAGATTGGAAGGAAGAGACCTCGTGCTTCTTCACGGAAAATTTGATACCCCTCATTGGGCTTACACAGAAGACTTATACGCCAAATCCACTCAAGatgaagcaccagacaaggacCTCCAAATTACAGAGGAGGATACAAGCGAAGATGAAACAGAGGAGGATACAGTACATGTTGAGCGTGCCGAGCATGACTTGGCATCTATGGTTGTGCCTTGGATTGAGATCTTGAAGGGAAACCAGAAGCGGCCTGTGGGATCTCGGGTTTGGCGAGTGAGACGTGACCTGGGACGGCATGGCACCGACTAA
- a CDS encoding C6 transcription factor (similar to Magnaporthe oryzae 70-15 XP_003720043.1) — MKSGSGMSAKSASHVQSTDHGNLRPVACLHCRQRRSYCSKEKPTCSRCRDSGLTCIYEGARKILVNEAYLRELERKAKALEAALSQRVSNTTKAKNVTAGEDEEDFEDEQPLLEPFTNLSLHKPSTSFLGPASSDNFLRNVRKLSGFYGDDGSLDANSNFYEPGALPSRRQFFRLHVRLPPVEMAKRLFAAQYTYIGTIFAFTDPKEEFDKLLVEAYNGPPDPSDKDACLAYSKVLLILAFGQLYSVNQWVDFRGPPGFDFFTDSLNLLPETHEEGSILCVETLALAGYFMQNMNRRDAAFQYIGKALRMAVSLGLHHEVSSHYPNTTNPGRSSVLDEAARERRRRIWWSIYSLDRILSVKSGNPITIQDEDIGVNLPSRLPTEPEYCPAIVLRHYTQLSRILGEIHTLIYRKTNKDVPKSGKSLMASVQSIILSLSKWNRELPDELRFDPIKLSFSRESVSSLAHYYQCINMTVRPLLFHVVQKRLNIIRNGGGPEEKEQDWKTGLSKTTVRVIDMCIGAAQDTVNMMAIASHRDLVATYGYMDGEHIFSASIVLVMVCAAFPTNAANTMAMNAGLSLLRGMGERGNSHMGARYELLAKLHSGVMPGAVIPSTTATGSPPHGAGFVSAITGSSGMTTNHVAVRVPMPGMGSINQVGGTAGQTLTFPVIDNNSLDEPFYDESVTSGMDFGLWEEGFAYPTMDLDFDLAQRQQQPQGPMNSTIGEFMYNQSM; from the exons atgaaatctGGTTCGGGAATGTCGGCCAAGTCAGCAAGTCATGTCCAGTCGACGGACCATGGAAATTTACGACCAGTTGC CTGTCTCCACTGCCGACAACGACGATCTTACTGCTCCAAAGAGAAACCCACGTGTTCCAGATGTCGCGATAGTGGACTGACTTGCATATACGAGGGGGCAAGAAAGATCTTGGTGAACGAAGC GTATCTGCGAGAACTAGAAAGGAAGGCCAAAGCTCTAGAAG CGGCCCTGTCACAAAGAGTCTCAAACACCACAAAGGCTAAAAATGTTACAGCcggtgaagacgaggaggactTTGAAGATGAGCAACCACTACTCGAGCCATTCACCAATCTTAGCCTACACAAACCATCAACCA GCTTCTTAGGACCGGCATCGTCTGACAATTTCCTCCGCAATGTAAGGAAGCTATCTGGTTTCTACGGGGATGACGGGAGTCTTGACGCAAACTCAAATTTTTACGAACCCGGGGCGTTACCGTCGAGGAGGCAATTCTTCCGACTTCATGTTCGTCTCCCACCCGTGGAAATGGCGAAGCGACTTTTTGCCGCCCAGTACACATATATTGGTACCATATTTGCATTCACGGACCCCAAAGAGGAGTTTGATAAGCTTCTCGTGGAAGCATACAATGGCCCTCCAGATCCATCCGACAAGGATGCCTGTCTGGCATACTCCAAGGTGTTGTTGATATTAGCCTTTGGACAACTGTACTCGGTGAATCAGTGGGTAGACTTTCGAGGACCGCCAGGATTCGACTTTTTCACAGACTCGTTGAATCTCCTACCCGAAACTCACGAAGAAGGGTCCATTCTCTGCGTTGAAACTCTCGCGCTTGCTGGATATTTCATGCAAAACATGAATCGACGAGACGCCGCCTTTCAGTATATCGGCAAAGCACTACGAATGGCAGTATCACTGGGTCTCCACCACGAGGTTAGCAGCCACTACCCGAACACGACCAACCCGGGACGAAGTTCGGTGCTAGACGAGGCGGCGCGTGAGCGTCGACGACGAATATGGTGGTCAATCTACAGTCTAGATCGAATATTGTCGGTAAAGTCAGGAAATCCAATCACCATTCAAGACGAAGATATTGGCGTCAATCTGCCGTCAAGGCTGCCCACTGAACCTGAATACTGTCCCGCCATTGTGCTCAGACACTACACGCAACTGTCCCGAATATTGGGGGAGATTCACACCCTCATCTATCGCAAGACGAACAAAGACGTCCCGAAATCTGGAAAAAGCCTAATGGCATCGGTGCAAAGCATTATCCTCTCTCTGTCAAAGTGGAACAGGGAACTGCCGGATGAGCTGCGGTTTGACCCGATAAAGCTGAGTTTTAGTCGTGAAAGCGTGAGCTCATTGGCACACTATTACCAGTGCATCAACATGACAGTTCGTCCACTGTTATTCCACGTGGTACAAAAGCGACTCAATATCATTCGCAACGGCGGGGGTccagaggagaaggagcaagATTGGAAGACGGGACTATCCAAGACGACAGTGAGAGTTATTGACATGTGCATCGGAGCTGCGCAAGACACGGTAAATATGATGGCAATTGCGTCGCATAGAGACCTCGTTG CAACCTACGGTTACATGGATGGAGAACACATCTTTTCTGCCTCCATCGTATTGGTCATGGTATGCGCTGCCTTCCCGACAAACGCAGCCAACACTATGGCCATGAACGCCGGACTTAGTCTCCTTCGGGGCATGGGTGAACGCGGAAACAGCCACATGGGAGCTCGCTACGAACTGCTTGCCAAGTTGCACTCGGGTGTCATGCCAGGGGCGGTGATCCCATCCACAACAGCCACGGGGTCGCCTCCCCACGGCGCGGGCTTCGTCTCCGCGATAACGGGCTCGTCTGGCATGACGACTAATCATGTTGCCGTTAGAGTGCCCATGCCGGGGATGGGATCCATCAACCAGGTTGGCGGTACGGCGGGGCAAACGTTGACGTTCCCGGTGATTGATAACAACTCGCTGGATGAACCGTTTTACGACGAGAGTGTCACTAGTGGGATGGACTTTGGGCTGTGGGAGGAGGGCTTTGCGTATCCTACGatggatttggattttgaTTTGGCgcagaggcagcagcagccgcaggGGCCGATGAATTCGACGATTGGGGAGTTTATGTATAATCAGAGCATGTGA
- a CDS encoding fungal specific transcription factor (similar to Cordyceps militaris CM01 XP_006666528.1), with protein MGESPKDTTHHRSACTECQRRKQKCNREWPCNHCQKRKVADKCRFGPSQPSAEKAPSHDFSRKRQLSHDDTESIDSNPWEDADSGFEALGYSASHLFAGLGSSSTRKPKAAPKTYRQYYMDPTLCPQLQRALQLLPPRPYTDSLVQNFLNHVNFHYYIIYPPSFLEEYRTWWSLRSENRPLGLQWTCLLLMVCACSTQYTNAELQRKLEIDLGESTQKLTEKYHNAARELHGAIPVGNNHILNVQSLLHSCYWYKSEARFVECWHVLSTAIREAQELGIHKETVTGHMSEFDREMRRRIWCILDTWDWQISALLSRSMLIDRTDTDVGLPSLTLEGYTPSPLQHMKLQSELITQLFARFGVPKNVVRPSQVQGYQAIVERWMSNFPSTYSFVNPDTRSDMSRPWIVLHRHYLHTMALSMMLDPMRAYLAKPISTQSPPDEIKIRNDGIDYSLRLMDALHGFFDHVYPRDAKFHFVLFCVFDTAAVLCSAVMHDQDWGISKRTAVLTAIDKAVSMLKRLNTVTKTARTSYEVLVKLVNNINRPAQQVKSPIQSVRKRPKANELALTPPSMNQAEAAVASDPGSVDTHLSYTTPPSDAHFYQVPASHTTPPSHYVSSDGAAVYGPPVTMASGSMMGQSNPMPYDAAQLDYSSSYVNMTPPTDEFYQGLNFGGNFGAITERDLGDLAALWNYESLNLNFINTGGVS; from the exons ATGGGTGAGAGTCCCAAGGACACCACGCATCACCGGTCAGCCTGCACCGAGTGTCAGCGTCGGAAGCAAAAG TGCAATCGAGAATGGCCTTGCAATCACTGCCAGAAACGCAAAGTCGCCGACAAGTGCCGCTTTGGTCCGAGCCAACCCAGTGCAGAGAAAGCCCCAAGTCATGACTTCAGTCGGAAGCGGCAGCTGAGCCATGACGATACGGAGTCAATAGACTCCAACCCTTGGGAGGATGCAGATAGCGGATTTGAGGCCCTGGGTTACAGCGCCTCGCATCTGTTTGCTGGACTTGGTTCAAGTTCAACG AGAAAGCCCAAAGCTGCACCAAAAACATATCGGCAATATTACATGGACCCTACATTGTGTCCACAGCTACAGCGTGCGCTGCAACTCTTACCTCCTAGACCTTACACCG ATTCACTAGTCCAAAACTTCCTCAACCACGTCAACTTTCACTACTACATTATATATCCCCCGTCATTCTTGGAAGAATATCGGACGTGGTGGTCTCTGCGCTCAGAAAACCGCCCGCTTGGCTTACAATGGACCTGTCTACTGCTCATGGTTTGTGCCTGCTCGACACAGTACACCAATGCTGAACTCCAGCGGAAGCTTGAAATTGATCTTGGCGAGAGCACTCAAAAGCTCACTGAAAAGTATCACAATGCGGCCCGCGAGCTGCACGGCGCTATTCCCGTGGGGAACAACCACATACTAAACGTTCAATCGCTTTTGCATTCCTGTTATTGGTACAAGTCAGAGGCTCGATTTGTAGAGTGCTGGCATGTTCTCAGCACCGCCATCCGCGAGGCCCAAGAGCTTGGTATTCACAAAGAAACCGTCACGGGGCACATGTCGGAGTTTGACCGTGAAATGCGAAGACGAATCTGGTGTATTTTAGACACGTGGGACTG GCAAATATCCGCCCTCTTATCAAGGTCGATGCTTATAGACCGGACGGATACTGATGTCGGCCTTCCCAGCCTGACTCTAGAGGGCTACACGCCATCACCTTTGCAGCACATGAAGCTCCAGTCTGAACTGATCACGCAGCTATTTGCACGATTCGGGGTGCCCAAGAATGTTGTCCGCCCCAGCCAGGTTCAAGGGTATCAAGCTATCGTCGAGCGGTGGATGAGCAACTTCCCTTCGACGTACTCTTTTGTCAACCCGGATACCCGCAGTGATATGTCCCGACCCTGGATAGTTCTGCACAGGCATTATCTTCACACCATGGCTCTTTCCATGATGCTCGATCCTATGCGGGCATACCTAGCCAAACCGATTTCGACCCAATCCCCGCCAGACGAGATCAAGATTCGAAATGACGGCATCGACTATTCGCTGCGACTGATGGATGCATTGCATGGATTCTTCGATCACGTATATCCACGAGACGCCAAGTTCCACTTCGTCCTCTTTTGCGTCTTTGACACGGCCGCTGTCCTCTGCTCTGCGGTAATGCACGACCAAGACTGGGGTATTTCGAAACGAACCGCAGTGCTCACTGCCATCGACAAGGCCGTGTCAATGCTAAAGAGGCTGAACACGGTAACGAAAACCGCAAGAACGTCATACGAAGTATTGGTCAAGCTtgtcaacaacatcaaccgCCCGGCGCAGCAAGTGAAATCTCCAATCCAGTCTGTGAGAAAGCGGCCCAAAGCCAACGAACTGGCACTGACACCGCCCAGTATGAACCAGGCAGAAGCGGCAGTGGCCAGCGACCCTGGATCCGTCGATACGCATCTTTCTTATACGACGCCTCCGAGCGATGCTCACTTCTACCAGGTTCCAGCTTCACACACTACTCCACCTAGCCATTATGTCAGTAGTGATGGAGCGGCCGTATACGGTCCTCCGGTTACCATGGCGTCGGGATCCATGATGGGCCAATCAAATCCTATGCCATATGATGCCGCACAGCTGGATTATTCATCGTCATATGTCAACATGACACCTCCAACTGATGAATTTTACCAAGGGCTTAACTTTGGTGGCAATTTCGGAGCCATTACAGAGCGTGATCTCGGCGATTTGGCGGCGCTATGGAATTATGAGAGCTTGAACCTGAACTTCATCAACACTGGGGGAGTGAGCTGA